The following proteins come from a genomic window of Nitrosopumilaceae archaeon AB1(1):
- a CDS encoding hemerythrin domain-containing protein: MSTVSLRRDHDLIEKVIKSMETTIQLLKDGKSIPESILLPVVDFTKNFIDVCHHGKEEGSFFPALAESGMPTNMGPIVMMLMDHEKSREIAKKIEISSKDYLENGSSQQLISDMSKYTVHITEHLWKENNRLFLMAEARLQHVAVKVDKELNEIEESKLKELGKSRQHYQDIANNLEKTSE, translated from the coding sequence ATGTCCACAGTATCTCTTAGACGTGATCATGATTTGATTGAAAAAGTCATAAAATCGATGGAAACTACTATTCAATTACTTAAAGATGGTAAGAGTATACCTGAAAGTATTCTATTACCCGTGGTAGATTTCACAAAGAATTTCATTGATGTATGTCATCATGGTAAAGAAGAAGGTTCGTTCTTTCCTGCTTTGGCAGAATCAGGCATGCCTACAAACATGGGTCCTATAGTTATGATGCTTATGGATCATGAAAAATCTAGAGAGATTGCAAAGAAAATTGAGATCTCTTCCAAAGATTATTTAGAAAATGGCTCCTCTCAGCAACTCATATCTGATATGAGCAAGTATACTGTCCACATTACTGAACATCTGTGGAAAGAGAACAATCGTCTCTTTCTTATGGCCGAAGCTAGACTTCAACACGTGGCTGTAAAAGTTGATAAGGAATTAAATGAAATTGAAGAATCTAAACTCAAAGAACTTGGTAAATCTAGACAGCATTATCAAGACATTGCAAATAATCTAGAAAAAACCTCTGAATAA
- a CDS encoding amidohydrolase family protein, whose amino-acid sequence MQLKNISSFLGQDLDYVNSTQIQITNGLYANISDSDKAIDCQGLVLIPGLINCHTHIGDSIAKDISLQVTVDQKIHPVIGIKQKILSKTKPEHLVSFMVNTCNSMLRKGTTTFVDFREGGLEGLNLLRQALQSTPVHCVVLGRFPHYHDSTQIKQNESFSQPLESEFNEIVESSDGIGVSGTNENSDSMLQHFSKSNKLKAIHAAETIQSAEKSICLTDKTETQRAMNLKPDFLVHMTHATTSDFNLAATKTRGIVVCPRANAALAEGIPDVIAMLDAGCCVGIGTDNIMINSPDMFREMDYLWKVTMGIHKHHILPKDILKMATVNAGMILGRNIGSIQPGMIADGIFIEKHSIDLEPMLDPHASVVHRASESSIRAIMIQGEIVTW is encoded by the coding sequence ATGCAATTAAAAAATATTAGTTCATTTTTAGGTCAAGACCTAGATTATGTAAATTCTACACAGATACAAATCACTAACGGTTTGTATGCCAATATATCGGACAGCGACAAGGCAATTGACTGTCAAGGTCTAGTACTCATTCCTGGTCTGATAAATTGTCACACACACATTGGTGATTCCATTGCCAAAGACATATCTTTACAGGTAACAGTAGACCAAAAAATACATCCTGTTATAGGTATTAAACAAAAAATTCTTTCCAAGACCAAACCAGAACATCTTGTATCCTTTATGGTAAATACATGTAACAGTATGTTGAGAAAAGGAACCACTACCTTTGTAGATTTTCGAGAAGGAGGACTAGAAGGGTTGAATCTATTACGTCAAGCCTTACAATCTACCCCGGTGCATTGTGTTGTGTTAGGTAGATTTCCACACTATCACGATTCAACTCAAATTAAGCAAAATGAGTCATTTTCACAACCACTAGAGTCAGAATTCAATGAAATAGTAGAGTCCTCAGATGGTATTGGTGTTAGTGGGACTAATGAAAATTCTGATTCTATGCTTCAGCATTTCTCAAAGAGCAATAAACTCAAAGCTATACATGCAGCTGAGACCATACAGAGTGCTGAGAAATCTATCTGCCTTACTGATAAAACAGAAACACAACGAGCGATGAATTTGAAACCTGATTTTCTTGTACACATGACACATGCAACTACTAGTGATTTTAATCTTGCAGCTACTAAGACTCGTGGTATCGTTGTATGTCCTCGTGCAAATGCAGCACTAGCTGAAGGTATACCGGATGTCATAGCAATGCTTGATGCAGGTTGTTGTGTTGGAATTGGAACTGATAATATCATGATAAATTCACCAGATATGTTCAGAGAGATGGATTATTTATGGAAAGTTACCATGGGGATACATAAACACCATATCTTGCCTAAAGATATATTGAAAATGGCAACAGTAAATGCCGGTATGATTCTTGGACGAAATATTGGTTCAATACAGCCAGGTATGATTGCTGATGGCATATTTATTGAAAAACATAGTATAGATTTAGAGCCCATGTTGGATCCACACGCATCTGTTGTTCATCGTGCATCTGAATCATCTATCCGGGCAATAATGATTCAGGGGGAGATTGTAACATGGTAA
- a CDS encoding ribosome biogenesis protein, with amino-acid sequence MPSVIIAESALELIPKSLHSHSSVMAYSKRMSKGPDKCLLDISWHYSAMKSLDDSFRRGRPNLIHMCLHTVCSTPLFLNSDIQLYIHTRDNHVITIHPQVRLPKSYHRFIGLFEQLYEYGTINDNTTPLLDISHMTLHELINKLEPTQVFGFTTQGKQMTIKDASLLVGKNDCIVVGGFQKGHFENTQDMSSLLQIHKESLDAHIVLGRILYEYEIHL; translated from the coding sequence TTGCCATCTGTAATAATTGCTGAATCTGCGTTAGAGTTGATACCAAAATCTTTGCATTCGCATTCAAGTGTAATGGCATATAGTAAAAGAATGTCTAAAGGGCCAGACAAATGTCTCTTGGATATATCGTGGCATTATTCTGCTATGAAATCTCTTGATGACTCATTCCGACGTGGCAGACCCAATCTAATTCACATGTGCCTACATACAGTCTGCTCTACTCCATTATTCTTGAATTCTGATATTCAATTATACATACACACACGTGACAATCACGTGATTACCATACATCCTCAGGTACGTCTACCAAAATCCTATCATAGATTTATTGGTCTATTCGAGCAGCTATATGAATATGGTACAATTAATGACAACACCACTCCATTATTAGATATTAGTCATATGACATTACATGAATTAATTAATAAACTTGAGCCGACACAAGTATTTGGATTTACTACGCAAGGTAAACAAATGACGATTAAAGACGCCTCCTTACTTGTTGGTAAAAATGATTGCATAGTTGTAGGAGGATTTCAAAAGGGTCATTTTGAAAATACACAAGATATGTCTTCTCTACTACAAATTCATAAAGAATCTCTTGATGCACATATTGTACTTGGACGTATTTTATACGAATATGAGATTCATCTTTAG
- a CDS encoding DNA-binding protein — MSDILPNNQNKKESIQKDQMLKQLLTAEARMRLGNVKLVKPELVHSVEEYLLGLSAQGRINSPVDDAQLKEILLSLQQPKKQFKFNRV; from the coding sequence GTGAGCGATATATTACCTAACAATCAGAACAAGAAAGAATCGATACAAAAAGATCAAATGCTAAAACAACTTTTAACAGCAGAAGCTAGAATGCGTTTGGGAAATGTGAAACTGGTAAAACCTGAACTAGTACATTCTGTAGAAGAATATCTGCTGGGTCTATCTGCCCAAGGTCGTATAAATTCACCTGTTGATGATGCTCAATTAAAAGAAATTCTTTTGTCTCTACAGCAACCAAAAAAACAATTTAAATTTAATCGTGTATAA
- the ribH gene encoding 6,7-dimethyl-8-ribityllumazine synthase: MNIGIVVSDFNDFITGNMLTVAKDQAEIINVSVIEISHVPGAFDIPIIVNKLLARSDIDAVVTLGAIIKGETKHDEIIANSTASTLSTLSVTYGKPVSLGIIGPGMTSDQAKKRAEPVAKRAVNAARILYNEIQRVEN; the protein is encoded by the coding sequence TTGAATATTGGAATTGTGGTATCTGACTTTAATGATTTCATAACAGGTAATATGCTAACTGTGGCAAAAGATCAGGCTGAAATTATTAATGTTTCTGTAATAGAGATTTCACATGTTCCTGGAGCCTTTGACATTCCAATTATTGTAAATAAATTACTTGCAAGATCTGATATAGATGCGGTAGTAACACTTGGTGCAATAATAAAGGGTGAGACAAAACATGATGAAATTATTGCAAATAGTACAGCTAGTACATTATCTACTCTATCTGTAACATATGGTAAACCTGTCTCATTGGGAATTATTGGTCCTGGCATGACATCTGATCAGGCAAAGAAGAGGGCTGAACCTGTAGCAAAACGCGCAGTGAATGCAGCTAGAATTTTATATAATGAAATTCAGAGAGTTGAGAATTGA
- a CDS encoding CoA ester lyase, with protein MINSFRSLIFVPGNNPKFLEKSKSLSADIVCLDLEDSVPGAEKKNARNLINDILADRDKFICSMLFVRVNTLASNMIQDDLTEIIHNGLDGIVLPKINDINELQKIEQMIMNLEKKQNLSEGKIKIAPSIESTKGVVNSYEIASFSSRVSMLVFGIFDLLHDLQVEYTPQISNTDYSRSKVPVDARAAGVPAIDAIWQDINNTSGLVEDCALGHSLGYSGKCVIHPNQLDTVHKIYHPSDDSIAWARQVCDVYTKSIKEGKGATTVDGKMIDEVHYKQACDILKSVE; from the coding sequence ATGATCAACTCATTTCGTAGTTTGATTTTTGTACCAGGAAATAACCCAAAGTTTTTAGAAAAATCTAAATCACTCTCTGCTGATATTGTATGTCTTGATCTTGAAGATTCTGTTCCTGGTGCAGAAAAGAAAAACGCAAGAAATTTAATTAATGATATATTGGCAGATCGTGATAAATTTATCTGCTCAATGTTATTTGTTCGTGTAAATACATTGGCCTCTAATATGATTCAAGATGATTTAACAGAAATTATTCATAATGGACTTGATGGAATTGTTTTACCAAAAATAAATGATATTAATGAATTACAAAAAATAGAACAAATGATAATGAATCTAGAAAAGAAACAAAACTTGTCTGAAGGTAAAATAAAGATAGCACCATCAATAGAATCCACAAAAGGTGTGGTAAATTCATATGAGATTGCCTCATTCTCCTCTAGGGTTAGCATGTTAGTCTTTGGCATCTTTGATTTGTTGCACGATTTACAAGTTGAATATACACCACAAATCTCTAATACTGATTATTCGAGATCCAAAGTACCAGTAGATGCTCGAGCAGCCGGTGTGCCTGCAATTGATGCCATATGGCAAGATATCAATAATACAAGCGGACTTGTTGAAGATTGTGCTCTTGGTCATTCACTCGGTTATTCGGGCAAGTGTGTTATTCACCCAAATCAACTAGACACTGTACACAAAATCTATCATCCTAGTGATGATTCTATTGCATGGGCAAGGCAGGTGTGTGATGTATACACCAAATCCATCAAAGAGGGCAAAGGGGCAACAACCGTTGATGGTAAAATGATCGATGAGGTTCATTACAAACAGGCCTGTGACATATTAAAATCCGTTGAATAA
- a CDS encoding dihydrofolate reductase family protein — protein sequence MVKSNPYVVLCAAMSIDGKIATSIGDSKLSSRADLISLHKLRSKHDAILIGKNTLISDDPLLTVRSVKGKNPLRIILDSTGSIPISSKIIQTSNSIPTLLAVSKKITKKNFLKLSKYPLDVVTLGDTSINPVILLKYLAKRGIRSVLIEGGSFVNWNFIKMNLIDELILTITPFVVGGTKSISLVGGTGFKYIKDSAKFKLVSTKVTKNEVTLRYLSR from the coding sequence ATGGTAAAATCTAATCCATATGTTGTACTTTGTGCTGCAATGAGTATAGATGGTAAAATTGCTACTAGTATTGGTGATTCTAAATTGTCTTCCAGAGCTGATCTTATTTCACTGCACAAATTACGCTCTAAACATGATGCAATTCTGATTGGCAAAAATACACTAATTAGTGATGATCCACTTCTTACTGTACGATCTGTCAAAGGCAAAAACCCTTTACGAATAATCTTAGACTCTACCGGTTCAATCCCTATTAGTTCTAAAATTATTCAAACATCTAATTCTATACCGACTCTACTCGCTGTATCTAAAAAAATTACAAAGAAAAATTTTCTAAAATTATCAAAGTATCCACTTGATGTGGTTACACTTGGAGATACTAGTATCAATCCAGTAATTTTATTAAAATATTTAGCAAAACGTGGAATACGTAGTGTGTTGATAGAAGGTGGAAGTTTTGTAAATTGGAATTTTATTAAAATGAATTTGATAGATGAATTAATCCTAACTATAACACCTTTTGTAGTTGGTGGTACAAAATCAATTTCGTTGGTTGGAGGAACTGGATTCAAATACATCAAAGACTCGGCAAAATTCAAACTTGTTTCTACCAAAGTAACTAAAAATGAGGTTACACTACGTTATCTGAGTCGTTAA
- a CDS encoding 30S ribosomal protein S19e: MAKVFDAPPDVFIDRLSVILQEEKVVSPEWISFVKSGVQADRQPQDRNWWYKRCASIFRKIYLYGPMGINDLKGVYGGGKPHGYGAAHHKDAGGSIIRTAVHELERLGYVEKKEKKGRVVSSTGMKKLDRLATDILKELSKENPILKVYL; the protein is encoded by the coding sequence ATGGCAAAGGTATTTGATGCTCCACCAGACGTATTCATTGATCGTCTATCTGTTATTCTACAAGAAGAAAAGGTTGTATCTCCAGAATGGATATCATTTGTAAAATCTGGTGTACAAGCTGACAGACAACCACAAGATCGTAATTGGTGGTACAAACGTTGTGCATCTATATTTAGAAAAATCTATCTTTACGGTCCTATGGGAATAAATGATCTCAAGGGCGTATATGGTGGTGGTAAACCTCACGGTTATGGTGCAGCTCATCACAAAGATGCAGGAGGATCAATAATTCGTACTGCCGTACACGAGTTGGAACGTCTCGGATATGTTGAAAAAAAGGAAAAAAAAGGTAGAGTTGTTAGTAGTACCGGTATGAAAAAACTTGATCGTCTAGCCACAGATATTCTTAAAGAATTATCTAAAGAAAATCCAATACTCAAGGTTTATCTATAA
- a CDS encoding transcription factor: MSSDKSDDPFVRISAMIGGEEYLKVARALLRSEDATDEEIASSTGLRINMVRKVLYDLFGKSLITGVRVKDEKKGWFVYRWRSRRDEVESFIENQKKKIMARLQVRHDYENSSEFYYCGNKVCHRITX; the protein is encoded by the coding sequence TTGTCCTCAGATAAATCCGATGATCCATTTGTTCGAATATCTGCTATGATTGGTGGAGAAGAGTATCTCAAAGTTGCCAGAGCCCTATTAAGATCAGAGGACGCAACAGATGAAGAAATTGCCAGCTCTACTGGACTTCGAATTAATATGGTCCGTAAGGTCTTGTATGATTTATTTGGTAAATCTTTGATAACTGGTGTACGCGTAAAAGATGAAAAGAAGGGATGGTTTGTGTATAGATGGCGCTCAAGAAGAGATGAGGTGGAGAGCTTTATTGAGAATCAAAAGAAAAAGATTATGGCAAGATTACAAGTAAGACATGATTATGAAAATTCATCAGAATTTTATTATTGTGGTAATAAAGTGTGTCATAGAATTACCTTNTGA
- the ribB gene encoding 3,4-dihydroxy-2-butanone-4-phosphate synthase, translated as MTLESALESLKRGKFILIHDSQSRENEIDMVVASQFTTPEHIGIMRNRAGGLLCTAIDGMFADKLDLKFMHDILESSQVFNNKDMIAGISPYGDRPSFSITINHIDTYTGITDIDKSKTITKFSALFNLPDPKTIFTSTFKTPGHVPLLLAHTQLLKARRGHTEMSVYLAKLANLIPIMTICEMMDIETHTALSIDKAQQYAKQNNISLVNTNDLLQQFMVTRN; from the coding sequence TTGACACTTGAATCTGCACTAGAATCCCTCAAACGTGGTAAATTCATACTAATTCATGACTCTCAGAGCAGGGAAAATGAGATTGATATGGTAGTGGCATCTCAATTTACCACACCTGAACATATTGGTATAATGAGGAATCGAGCCGGAGGATTACTTTGTACTGCCATAGATGGAATGTTTGCCGATAAACTTGATTTAAAATTTATGCACGATATACTAGAGTCATCACAGGTGTTTAATAATAAAGACATGATCGCCGGAATATCTCCTTATGGTGATCGTCCTAGTTTTTCAATAACAATTAATCATATAGATACCTATACTGGTATTACAGATATTGATAAATCAAAAACAATAACAAAATTCTCTGCCCTGTTTAATCTCCCTGATCCTAAAACTATTTTTACATCCACATTCAAAACTCCTGGACATGTACCACTTTTACTAGCACACACACAACTTCTTAAAGCAAGACGTGGCCATACAGAGATGTCTGTTTATCTGGCCAAACTTGCCAATCTCATACCAATTATGACTATTTGTGAAATGATGGATATAGAGACTCATACTGCTCTGTCTATAGATAAAGCTCAACAATATGCAAAACAAAACAACATTTCACTAGTTAATACTAATGATCTTTTACAACAATTTATGGTGACTCGGAATTGA
- a CDS encoding RNase P subunit, protein MVKEKQKILLERMHILLNQAITNARSNPSLASNQALLARKIATKNRVPIPYEMKISFCKKCKNFIAPGINSRIRIGRTSLKSIRITCLLCGHTYRKVIE, encoded by the coding sequence ATGGTAAAAGAAAAACAAAAAATTCTACTAGAGCGAATGCATATTTTGTTAAATCAGGCAATTACTAATGCAAGATCCAATCCATCTTTGGCATCAAATCAGGCATTACTGGCAAGAAAAATTGCCACCAAAAATCGTGTACCCATTCCATATGAGATGAAAATTTCGTTTTGTAAAAAATGTAAAAATTTTATAGCTCCTGGTATAAATTCAAGAATTCGTATTGGTCGGACTAGTCTTAAATCTATTAGAATTACTTGTCTTTTGTGTGGGCATACGTACCGTAAAGTAATTGAATGA
- a CDS encoding methane monooxygenase/ammonia monooxygenase subunit C, producing MAQMPALIPKEVEIQRLKKIWLIVIAMGSIAASVEVDNFVDGSLHQTSIRDSAFTPAHWWLYSHFVALPLGWGSVAIYDCKVPVLRGPNNSMNTGLKMTILGYLATMFTIGVNEMWHFWFVEEIFAVPNHWMFNMGVVVAFIGALAYVVRVYARLVELGAETPGENPYVAEMYKMALEGKLYSKSIP from the coding sequence ATGGCACAAATGCCCGCACTAATTCCGAAAGAAGTCGAAATCCAGAGACTCAAAAAAATCTGGCTAATCGTCATCGCTATGGGATCAATTGCAGCATCTGTAGAGGTTGACAACTTTGTAGACGGTTCTCTACACCAAACATCCATTAGAGACAGTGCATTTACACCTGCTCATTGGTGGCTATATTCCCACTTTGTGGCTCTACCACTAGGTTGGGGTTCTGTAGCAATCTATGATTGTAAAGTACCTGTACTACGTGGACCAAATAACTCCATGAACACTGGACTGAAGATGACCATCTTAGGTTATCTTGCAACCATGTTTACCATTGGTGTCAATGAAATGTGGCACTTTTGGTTCGTAGAGGAGATATTTGCAGTTCCAAATCATTGGATGTTCAATATGGGTGTAGTTGTAGCGTTTATAGGAGCACTAGCTTATGTAGTTAGAGTATATGCTCGTCTAGTTGAATTAGGAGCTGAAACTCCTGGTGAAAACCCCTACGTTGCTGAAATGTACAAGATGGCTCTAGAAGGCAAACTGTACAGCAAATCAATACCCTAG
- a CDS encoding zinc-binding dehydrogenase: protein MKAVTYEEYAPNDDYNRILKVKDIDDPKPKPDEVVFSVKAASLNYNDIWGMRGTPVPVPLPHVSGSDAAGEVVAIGEDVTSVKVGDRVVSHANMSCRVCKACTSGREFDCTKRTIWGFQTGPLWGAFSELTHLPEVNIAKIPDNVSFDDAAAASMTLLTSWHMLVGRANIRPGQTVLIMGGGSGVGSFGIQIAKLYGCDVIATASPDKLDKCLQLGADYAVDHRKDDWHKEVRGITKELAKKKNDAPGIDISFDHIGETHWNKQLTLLKYGATLVSCGATTGYDAKTDLRHIFFKGTNILGSTQGTKAELEDGLYWMGQGKIKSIVDSVFPFESAAEAHTKMLTGKGLFGKILLKPTGA from the coding sequence ATGAAAGCAGTCACCTATGAAGAATATGCACCAAATGATGACTATAATAGAATTTTAAAAGTTAAAGATATTGATGATCCAAAACCTAAACCTGACGAAGTAGTGTTTAGTGTCAAAGCTGCATCTCTAAATTATAATGATATCTGGGGAATGCGTGGAACACCTGTTCCAGTTCCACTTCCACATGTATCCGGTTCTGATGCGGCCGGTGAAGTTGTTGCTATCGGTGAAGATGTCACTAGTGTCAAAGTTGGTGATCGAGTTGTCTCTCACGCAAATATGTCTTGCAGAGTATGCAAAGCATGTACAAGTGGCAGAGAATTTGATTGTACAAAGAGAACTATTTGGGGATTTCAAACTGGTCCTTTATGGGGAGCATTTTCTGAATTAACACATCTTCCAGAAGTAAATATTGCAAAAATTCCTGATAATGTAAGTTTTGATGACGCAGCAGCTGCATCAATGACTCTCTTGACATCTTGGCATATGTTGGTGGGTAGAGCAAACATACGACCCGGACAGACTGTCTTGATCATGGGTGGTGGATCTGGTGTTGGTAGTTTTGGAATACAAATTGCCAAATTATATGGATGTGATGTTATTGCAACTGCAAGTCCTGACAAATTAGATAAATGTCTACAGTTAGGAGCTGATTATGCAGTTGATCATAGAAAAGATGATTGGCACAAAGAGGTTCGTGGTATAACCAAAGAGTTGGCTAAAAAGAAGAATGATGCTCCTGGAATTGACATATCATTTGATCACATTGGTGAGACTCACTGGAATAAACAACTAACATTATTGAAATATGGTGCTACTCTAGTCAGTTGTGGCGCTACAACCGGTTATGATGCAAAAACAGATCTGCGTCATATCTTCTTCAAAGGGACTAACATACTTGGCTCTACACAGGGGACAAAAGCAGAATTAGAAGATGGATTGTATTGGATGGGTCAGGGTAAAATCAAATCCATTGTAGATTCAGTATTTCCGTTTGAGAGTGCTGCAGAGGCTCATACCAAAATGTTAACAGGCAAAGGTCTCTTTGGCAAAATTTTGCTAAAACCTACGGGCGCCTAG
- a CDS encoding riboflavin synthase has product MFTGIVEGLGQINDIIPNSRQNTTQLVIDLGEHIQDLKIGQSVSINGVCLTSVKIFKNSCTFEMIQETRNLTNLDKLKKNDFVNIERSVIVGERIEGHFVLGHIDGIAPITKIETSSEETKIWFQIPDDLLKFVVKKGSIALDGISLTVVDLDNSLASVCIIPHTLEITNFSKKKPGDLLNIETDILGKYTLKQN; this is encoded by the coding sequence ATGTTTACAGGAATTGTTGAGGGTCTTGGACAAATCAATGACATCATTCCAAATTCTAGACAAAACACAACACAATTAGTCATTGATCTAGGTGAACATATACAAGATCTTAAAATTGGTCAGAGTGTATCTATAAATGGTGTCTGTCTTACTAGTGTTAAAATCTTCAAAAATTCTTGTACATTTGAAATGATTCAGGAAACTAGAAATTTGACAAATTTAGATAAATTAAAAAAAAATGATTTCGTAAATATAGAGAGAAGCGTCATTGTGGGGGAGCGAATTGAAGGTCATTTTGTTTTAGGTCATATAGATGGTATTGCTCCAATAACAAAAATTGAAACTAGCTCAGAGGAGACAAAAATTTGGTTTCAAATTCCAGATGATTTATTAAAATTTGTTGTAAAAAAAGGCTCTATTGCACTTGATGGAATTAGTCTTACTGTGGTTGACTTGGACAATTCTCTTGCATCTGTATGTATAATTCCACATACGCTTGAGATTACAAATTTTAGCAAGAAAAAACCCGGTGATTTATTAAATATAGAAACTGATATTTTAGGCAAATATACTTTGAAACAGAATTAA
- a CDS encoding tRNA (cytidine(56)-2'-O)-methyltransferase, translating to MNIEVLRMGERLVRDDRATTHVALVARALGANRIYMNGVNPDIIDTISKINNTWGGSFEIKITDKWKSIVKVVKKESMKIVHLTMYGESINKVSINEQDLLIIVGAEKIPREIYDVADYNVAIGNQPHSEIGALAIFLD from the coding sequence ATGAATATAGAAGTATTAAGGATGGGAGAACGTCTAGTACGAGATGATCGTGCTACAACACATGTAGCTCTAGTTGCAAGAGCTCTTGGAGCTAATCGTATCTACATGAATGGTGTAAATCCAGATATAATTGACACAATATCTAAAATTAATAATACATGGGGTGGAAGTTTTGAAATTAAAATTACAGACAAATGGAAATCCATAGTCAAAGTTGTAAAAAAAGAATCTATGAAAATTGTACACCTTACAATGTATGGTGAGAGTATAAACAAAGTATCCATCAATGAGCAAGATTTATTAATAATTGTGGGGGCTGAAAAAATCCCAAGAGAAATTTATGATGTTGCAGATTATAATGTAGCAATCGGGAATCAACCACATTCAGAAATTGGTGCTTTAGCGATATTTTTAGATTGA
- a CDS encoding GTP cyclohydrolase IIa: MIQITIIKIINYGPWTLTLGSDREHELQMLQASLYKEMQSVFSSQNCLVFPNRFDEFFVITNGLDKSKHEEIKKSIESKFNLKLSFSIGYDKNPYLANKSTQKIESCDDVIINENDRVTIMHLDVNDLTARCKDYSSYDISILMIQLYEKMATFFAKHDSMTFFMGGDNFMVIAQYAGALESAKTFIDSTRTDSDIVFNCGIGTGRTARESANFATQSLDIVRKNRSSGKDYSRIHQLSCN, translated from the coding sequence TTGATACAAATTACTATAATTAAGATTATAAACTATGGTCCTTGGACTTTGACACTTGGTAGTGATCGAGAACATGAATTACAAATGTTACAAGCATCATTGTACAAAGAGATGCAATCTGTATTCTCTTCTCAAAACTGTTTGGTATTTCCAAATAGATTTGATGAATTTTTTGTAATAACTAATGGACTTGATAAATCAAAACATGAGGAGATTAAAAAATCAATCGAGTCAAAATTTAATCTAAAGTTATCATTTTCTATTGGATATGATAAGAATCCATATCTTGCAAACAAATCTACACAAAAAATTGAATCATGTGATGATGTAATAATTAATGAAAATGATCGGGTAACAATCATGCATCTAGACGTTAATGATCTAACTGCACGCTGTAAAGATTATTCTTCTTATGATATATCTATACTAATGATACAATTGTATGAAAAAATGGCTACTTTTTTTGCCAAACATGACTCTATGACATTTTTCATGGGTGGTGATAATTTTATGGTGATTGCCCAATACGCCGGTGCACTAGAGTCTGCCAAGACCTTTATCGACTCTACGCGTACGGATTCTGATATAGTATTTAATTGTGGTATTGGTACTGGCAGAACTGCTAGAGAGTCTGCAAACTTTGCAACACAGTCCCTTGACATTGTACGTAAAAACCGATCTTCGGGAAAAGACTATTCGAGAATTCATCAATTATCATGCAATTAA